DNA sequence from the Candidatus Hydrogenedentota bacterium genome:
CAGGAGGCCACCAAGGCCATCTGGATATGCTGCCTGTGCAGCGTGCCCACCTGGGCCTTCTTCATGTTCATCGGCACGGCCCTCTACGTGTATTTCAAGGTCAACCCCGATCCGAAGGCCCTGGCCATGCTCACCGGGGCCGACGGCGCCCGCGCCGACTCCATCATCCCCTACTTCGTGATTCAGAAGATGCCCGTGGGGCTCTCCGGACTCGTGGTCGCGGGCGTCCTCGCCGCCGCCATGTCCTCCCTCTCCTCCAGCATCAACGCCATCTCCGCCGTGAGCGTCGTGGACATCTACAAGCGCCACTTTGCAAAAGGCAAGTCGGAGCGGCACTACATGAACGCCGCGCGCCTGATCTCGCTCGCGGCCTCCGTCGCCATGCTGGGCTTCGCCTACGCGTTGCTCTTCGTCACCGAGCGCACCCTCCAGGACACGGCCACCAAGCTGGCCGCCATCTTCGCCGGAGGCCTGATGGGCCTCTACTGCTTCGGATTCCTCACCAAGTGGGGCGACGGGCGCGCCGTCTTCGTGGGCATCCTCTTCACCGTGGTGTTCAGCGCGTGGCTGGCCCTCGTTGAACTCAAGGTCATCACCCCGTTTGTCCCCTTTGAGACCTATTACGGGGGACTGGTCGGCAACGTGATCATGTTCCTCCTGGGCTGCTTCTTTGGCGGGCTTGTCTTCCGGCCCAAACGGGACCTCACCAACCTCACGGTCTGGACCCAGACCGAGGAATGGAAGGCCCTGGACCACTAACCGCGCGGTGTGCAGATGGCCGATGAAACCACCGATCTCCCGGACCGCCGATACTCCATCGGCGAGGTGAGCAAACTCACCGGGGTGCCGGACTACGTTCTGCGCCAGTGGGAAACCCACATCACGCAGCTGCGGCCCGGACGCACCCGGTCCAACCGCAGGTTCTACAGCGCAAAACACATTGAGATTGTGCGCCGCGTCAAGACCTTTGTCCGCCACGAGGGCATGACCCTGGAGGGCGCCCGGCAGCGGCTCACCGCGGAAATCCGCGGGGGGAGCGCGCTGCGCACGCCCCGCGAGGCCCTCCTCCTGGCGCAGAAGATCGTGGAGGAGGCGCGGACCATCCTCAACCTCCTCGGCCCCGAAGCTCCGCCGGTTTCCACCCCGCCCCCCCCCGCGCCCCCGGACAACATCCAGATCTTCCGCAGAGAAGACCGGTAGCCCTCCGCTCCGCCCCCGGCATCAGCTTTTTTCTTGGTTTTCTCCGTTGTATAATGTCCGCGGTGTGTGTCGGGCTGTCCTCACTCCCAACCGCAGACGAGATCGCTTATGAATAAGCTGCCTGATTCGCTGAGGGCCCTGTTGAGGGCGGTTGTCCGCAGCGCCGATCTGTCAGACGAGTGCGGCGACAACCTCTCCCTCCCGGAACTGGAGCGCATCTCCGGCCGGCTCTTGGAAGCCCTGCAGGCGCGGCAGGAGGAACACCAGCTTTTCCGCGACCTTTTTGACCGGGCCCCCGTGGGCTACGTACTGGTGGATGATGCGGGTGCCATTCTGCGCGGCAACGAGGGGTTCGCCTCCCTTCTGGGCGTCGCGCAGGCCACGCTGCCGGGACGCGCCTTCTGCGCCCTTTTTCAGGAAGAGGATCAGGAAAGACTGGGGGAGGCGATGGTCTCCCAGACCCATGCATGGTCCCCCGCCGCCTTCGAGGCGCGGTTGCGCACAGGATCGGGGGGGACCATGCGGGCCGCCGTGACCGCGCGGCGCATTTCTCCCGGCGTCACCGGCGTCGCTGTTTCGGAAACCGGGGGGAGAGACCTGGTCGAGTCGGTCCTCCGCTCCCAGCAACGGGAGCTGGAGGCCATCTATGACAACGTTCCGCTCATGATCTGCCTGCTCGATGCCGAACAGCGCGTGCGCTATGGGAACCCGGCCTTCCGCGCCTTCCTGTCTCTGTCCCTGCACGACCTCTCCGCACGCCGCATGGGCGACCTGCTTGCATCCCCCTCCCGGGGGGCGGATCCCCGCGCGGGGAAAGATCCGGGGGCCGACATCGCCTCCATCTCCGCGGAAACGATCAGGGACGGCGTGGGGCGGAGCGCGCGGACAGTTTGTGAACTGCCCGCAGGGGAGGGCGACAGCCGTCCGGTCATTCTTTCCGTGCAGACCGCGCGCGTGCACCTTTATGAGCAGCCCTTCGCGCTGCTCTTTTTGGAGGACATCACGGACCGGGAGCTGGCGGAGACCGCCCTGCGGGACTCCGGGGCGCTATACACCTCCCTGGTGGAGAACCTTCCGCAGTACATCATCCGGAAAGACCTGGAAGGGCGCATGACCTTCGCCAACCGCCGATACTGCGAGCTGCGGGGTTGCGCCCTTAAGGACCTGCTGGGCAAGTCCGACTTCGATTTCTTCCCCCCCGCGCTTGCGGAGAAATACCGGAAGGACGACCTGTATGTGATCGCCACGGGATCCTCCCTCGACGAGGTGGAAAAGCATGCGGCCCCCGGAAGCCCCGAAATGTTCATGCAGGTGATGAAAACCCCCGTGCGGGACGCCCGGGGCGGCATCACCGGCGTGCAGGGCATTTTCTGGGACATCACAGACCGGGTCACTGCGGACCGCGCGCTGGCCCAGAGCGAGGAGCGCCTCCGCCTCGCGCTGGAGGCGACCAGTGACGGACTGTGGGACTGGGATGTGCCCTCGGAACGCGTCTACTGGAGCCCGCGCACCTACGCCATGCTCGGCTACTGCGCGGACGAGTTTCCGGTGACCTTCAGCAAGTGGCAGGACTTGGTGTTTCCGGAAGACCGCAACACCGCCGTCCAGGCGGTCACCCACACCCTGGAATCCGGCGGCGACGAGTTTTCCATGGAATTCCGGATTGCCGGAAAAGACGGCCTCCTGCATTGGATTCTGGGAAGGGGAAAGGTCGTGGCCCGCGACCGGGAGGGGGCGCCCCTCCGCATTCTGGGCACCCACACGGACATCACGGAACAGAAGACGGCGGACAGAACCCTCCGGGAAAGCGAGCTCCGTCTCAAGACCCTCATCGAGTCCATTCCCCATGTCGCCATACAGCGCTTCTCGCTGGACGGCGTGGTCGCGTACTGGAACCGGGCCAGCGAGGACATGTACGGGTATTCCGCGGAGGAGGCCGTTGGAAAAGACCTGTTCTCCCTGCTCTTCTCCGGCGGGGAGGAAATCGAGGGCGCGCGCGCAGCCCTGCGCCGGCTGGTCCAGTCCGGGGAATCCTGCTCCCACCCCGAAGAAGGGCTGGTGCGCCGGAAGGATGGGGCCATGGTTCCCATCTACTCCAACTATGTCATCATCCGCAGGAGGGAACAGGACCCGGAGGTCTTCTGCATAGACGTGAACCTGAGCGACCTGAAACGCGCCGAGAAGGCCCTGCGCGAGAGTGAGATGCGCTACCGCGCCTTTCTGGACGCCGCGCCCGACCTGGCCTTTCTCAAGGACTCCCAGTACCGCTATGTCTTCGTAAACCGGGCCAACCGGGAGTTTTTCGGAAGGGCCGAGGCGCAGATTCTTGGAAAGACCGACCACGACCTGATGCCCACGGAGGCCGCCAACGCCTCCCGCGCCTCGGACGAGGCGGTGCTGCGGGGCCGCATCCTGCAGATTTCCGAGGAGCGCGTCGGCAGCCGCGTCTACGAGGCGCGCAAGTTCCCCATCATGATCGGCGACCAGAATGAGGGAGTCGGCGGATTCATCCACGACATCACCTACCGGAAAAAACTCGAAAACGAGCGTCTGGCCCTTGAGCGGGACATGCTGCACGCCCAGAAACTGGAGAGCCTCGGTGTCATGGCCGGCGGCATCGCCCATGACTTCAACAACCTGCTCCTCGCCGTCATGGGAAACATAGACCTCGCGCTGGAGGACCTGCCCGGGGACGCGGAGGCGCGGGTCTCCCTGGAGTCCGCCGTCAAGGCCGCGCGGCGCGGCGCCGATCTCACCCGGCAGATTCTCGTCTACTCCGGAAAGACGCAGGCGCGGATCACCGAAGTGGATCTAAATGACCTTGTCCGGGAAAACGCCGGCATCCTCGCCACCATCCTGGACAAGAAGGCCGTTCTCAGCCTTGCGACCGGGGCAGCCGTGCCGCCTGTAATGGGCGACCCCGCCCAGATTCAGCAGGTGATCATGAACCTCATGACCAACGCCTCCGAGTCCCTGTGCGGCGAGTCCGGCACCGTCCGCCTGGCGACGGGACTCATGACCTGCTCCGCAGAGCAGCTGGCCGGCAACCGCACGGACATCCCGCCCAGACCCGGGCGCTACGTGTGGCTGGAGGTGTCGGACACAGGATGCGGCATGGGTGAGGAAACCCTTTCCCGGCTGTTCGACCCGTTCTTCACCACCAAGTTTACCGGCCGCGGACTCGGCATGTCGGCGGTGCTGGGCATTATGAAGGCCCACCAGGGCGCCATCTTTGTCGAAAGCGCCCCGGGAGGCGGAACCACCACCCGTCTGCTGTTCCCCCCGGCCGGGGACCAGGCGGCAGTCCCCTCCTCAGACGGGGCCGCAGCCGCCGCCCGCGGGTCCGGAGACCGCTTTTCCGGCACCGCGCTGGCGGTGGATGACGATGAAACGCTCCTCCAAATGGCGGAACGCATCCTGTCGCGGCTTGGGTTTGACGTGATCACCGCCCGCAACGGGCTCGAAGCCCTGGACCTCCTCCGAAAACATCTGGAAGAGGTCCGCGTGGTGCTGCTGGACGTGACCATGCCCGTCATGGACGGCCCGACGGCCCTCGCGGAAATCCGCGTCCTGGCCCCGCACCTTCCGGTGATCCTGTCGAGCGGATACGATGAAGGCAACGCATCGAAAGGGGAGGGGGCCGACTCCGGACCGGGCGGGTTCCTCCAGAAACCCTACCGGATGGAGACGCTCCGGGCGGAACTGGCGAAAATCCTGGGCGCCTCCCCCAAGCCGTGAAGGAGGGCGGGGGGCACAGCGGCGCGCCTATCCCTCCCGGGACAGGACGGCGTCCCATCCCTCCGGCAGCACATCACGGTTCTCCATCCTGATCCGGCGCGTGTCGTGACCCGCATGGTCAATATGCACCTCCACCCGGCGTTCGGGGAGCATGACGTCCGCCCGCTCGGCCCACTCGACCACGCACACCCCCTCGGGCTCGAAGAGCTCCTCAACCCCCAGATCGGCAAGTTCCTCACACCCCGACAGGCGGTAAAGATCGAGATGGTAGAGAATCCTCTCCCGGCCATAGCGGTTCACCAGGGTGAAGGTGGGGCTGTGCACCGAAGTGCCCCCGCCAAAGAGCCGGGACATGCCCCGCACGAGGCAGGTCTTGCCGGCGGCGAGGTCGCCGAAAAGGGCCACCACCGCCCCGTCGGGGAGAAGCTCCGCCAACCGCCCGCCAAGCCGCTCGGTTTCCTCCGGAGAGTGCGTGGTCAGGTCAAGAGACACTGCCTGCCTCCGCGGGCAGCCGCCCGTACAGGGCGGCGTACTCACCGGCGGAACGCTCCCAGGAGAAGTCGCATGCCATGCCCGCCTGCCGGACGCGTTCGAGGCCGGTCTTGTCGTTCCACAGCGCCACCGCGCGGTCCATGGCCCGTCCCACCGCCCCGGCCGTCTGCGGAATGAAGCAAACCCCCGTCGCGGTTCGGTCCGCAAGGGTGCGGGCGTTCAGCGGGACAACCGTGTCATACAGGCCGCCCGTTCTGCGGACCACGGGCACCGTGCCGTACGCCAGCGCGTACATCTGCGTCAGTCCGCACGGCTCGTAGCGGGACGGCATCAGCAGGAAATCGCTCCCCGCGATGATCTTGTGGGAGAGGGCGGCATCATACCCGAGACGGACGGCGAAGGCCTCGGAAAAGCGCTCCGCCATTTCCCGCACCCGCGCCTCCAGTTCCGGATCCCCCGCCCCCAGCAGCACGCACTGCGCCCCCTCCTCCAGACGGCGCGGCAGCGCGTCCAGCAGCAGGTCCACGCCCTTCTGCCAATAAAGACGGCTGACCATCCCGAACAGGGGCGTGTCCAGGATGGGAAGCCCAAAGGCCTGCTGGATGTCCGCCTTGCAGGTCTGTTTCCCCCCGGGGCGTTCCCGGGAAAACACCGCCGCAAGATGGGTGTCTCGCTCGGGACTCCAGAGGGCGGCGTCCACGCCGTTCAGAATGCCGGTGAGCCCCTCCGACCGCGCGGCCAGTTCATCGTGCAGCCCCGCGCCGTAGTCCAGCGTCTGAATCTCGCGGGCGTAGCGGGGGCTTACCGTCGTCAGGGCGTCGGCCAGCCGAACCGCCCCCTTCATGAGGTTCATGTCCCCCTCGTACCGCAGACAGAAATCGGTGAACAGGTCCGCCGGGATGCCCGTAGACGCGAAACGCTCCGCAGGGTAACGCCCCTGGAAGGCCAGGTTGTGGATGGTGAACACCACCGGCACCCCGCCCCAGAAAGGGTCTTGCAGAAACCGGCTCCGGAGAAAGACGGCCATGGGCGCGGCGTGCCAGTCATGGCAGTGCACCACGTCCGGACGCCACCCGTCCCGGGGAAGGGCGTCAAGCAGGGCGAGGGCAAGAAAACAGAAGCGCTCGGCATTGTCCGGGTATTCATGCGCCCCGGTCCCGTAGACGCCCCCCCTCCCGAAGTACCCCTCGTGCTCCACCAGATACAGCGGCACGCCGCTTTCCGGCAGCGAGGACACCCGCAGCGCGCCCTGGGCCCGGCGATCGCCAAAATCCGCCGTGCAGACCGTTCCAACCTCCCCGCGCGCCGCCTCCGGTATCTGCCGATAGCAGGGCAGGGCCATCCGCACGTCGTGTCCGCGCTCCCGCAGTGACGCCGAAAGGGCCTGGGCCACTTCGGCCAGGCCCCCCGTGCTGACCAGGGGGGACACTTCCGACACAACGAAAAGTATCTTCAGTTTCTTCTTCAAAGGGGTTCTCTTTTTCATGTCTGGGTTTCTCAGGCGTCCGGAACGGGGGACACGGTGAACGGGTCGGCGCCTGACAGGACGGTAACCGGAAGCGCCGGAAAGGCCGCGCCGATCCTGCGGGCAATCTCCTGGAGCACCGGCACCTCCGTCGCATGGTGGCCCGCATCCACCACGAGCAGGTTCCGGTCGCGCGCCGCCATGGCGTCATGATACCCCAGATCCCCCGTCACATAGGCGTCCACGTCCGCCGGAATCCGCGCCACCTCGCCGCCGCCGCTCCCGCCCAGCACCGCCACCCGGCGGACCCTGCCCGCCGCGTCCGGAACCACCGCCCGCGCCGCCGGGGCGTCCAGCACGCGTTTCACCCGGTCAAAGAAGGCGGCCGCCTCCTCGGGGTCCGGAAGGTTGCCCACCGTGCCCAGCCCGATCTGCGGATCGGCGCCCTCCAGCGGATAAACATCGTAGGCGGGCTCCTCGTAGGGGTGAACGGCAAACAGCGCTGAGAGCACCCCGGGAAGCAGCGCCTTGCGTACCACCACCTCAAAACGGCGCTCGGGCTCCTCGTTCACACGCCCCGCCAAACCGCTGTACGGGACGCTCTCCTCCCCGGGGAGGAAGGTGCCGATGCCGGGGCCGCTGAACGTGCAGCTGGTGTAGTCCCCGATGACGCCGCCCCCGGCGCCGCACACCGCCTCACGAATCTGCTGCAGGTGGGATTCGGGGACAAAGGTCACCAGCTTGACCCGTTTCGCCTGCTCGCAGGGGAAGAGGGGGGTGGTCCGTTCCAGCCCCAGCCGACTGGCCAGGGCCGCGTTGACCCCGTCCGGGGCCACGTCCAAGTTGGTGTGCGCGGCAAACACGGAGACGCCGCCGGCGGCCAGCTGGACCGCCAGCCGCTCGGCCGGCGCATCCATGCGCAACGCGCGCAGGGGGTCCCAGATCAGGGGATGATGCGCCACCAGAAGGTTGATGTTGCGCGTCTTGGCGATGCGGAACACCTCCGCCGTGACCGTGAGACAGACACCCACCCCCTCCACCGGCTGGTCCGGCCGCCCTGCGTGCAGGCCGATGCGGTCCCAGGACGCGGCCCACTCCGGACTCGCCCACCGGTCCATCATCCCGCACACATCCTCCACGCGAATCTGTGTCATCGCTGCGCCGTCTCCCCGGTTGATTCATCCCTGCAAAAGACCACCGCGCCGTAGCCAACCACCCGGGACGCGTCCCCGAAGGCCTCCGCGCTTGTGGCGTGCCTGGCCACCACCCCGCGAACGGCGCCCCTGCGGACGGCGCAGGCCATCGCCGCGGCCACCGCCGCGCCGCCGCACAATGCGCGCTCCATCCCGGCGGCCCGCAGCCGCGCCGGATCAAGGGACGCCACCGCCGCCAATGTTGCCCGGTCCATGGCCACCGCCTCCTCCAGGGGCAGATAATGGGACAGGTCCGTGGAGGCCACCACCACGTCCTCCTCCCCCAGAAGGTCTGCCAGCGCCCCCCCAAACACGGAATGCTCCGCCCCGGCCCGCCCGCCGAAAAGGACCGGGAGAACGCGCGCTCCGGGAAAGGCGGCCTGCACGAAAGGCAGCTGCGTCTCCAGGCAGTGCTCCTCCACATGGGGCTCATCCCCCGCGTCGCCAAAGCGGTCCCGAATCCGGGCGGCCAGCTCCGTATCCACCCCGATCCGGCCCAGCGGCGTCTCAAACGCGTCATAGGCACCCAGCGCGGGGCCCGCGAAACGATACCGGTGCGAGCACCCCAGCAACACCACCCGCCCCGGCTTCCGGTGACGGAGGGCGGCGAAGCACACCCCGGCGGTCGGGCCGGAATAGACATAGCCCGCGTGGGGAGAGACCCCCACGCCCACATCGGAAAGGGATTCCCCCGCGCCCCCCTCGAGATACCGTCCCACCTCCTCCGCCAGCACGGAGGGGTCGTCCGTGTAGAATGTGCCGGCAACGGCCGCCCTGCGTGTGCGCATCTGGATGGACATCCTCCCGAACCGGGCTGCGACGTGCTCAGCCCGCAGCGTTTTTCAGGGTCTCCACCGCCTCCAGATAGGAATGGTGCCTGAATATGTACGAACCGGCGACGAGCACGTTTGCGCCCGCCTCCACCACCTGCCTCGAGGTGGTCTCGTCTATGCCGCCGTCCACCTCCAGGTCCCGGTCGCCCAGCATGGCCCGCAGGTTCTCGATTTTCCGGAGCATGTCGGAAATGAAGGACTGCCCCCCAAACCCCGGGTTCACGGACATGACCAGCACCATGTCGCAGTCGTTGGCCAGATACTCCAACTCGTCCTCCGAGGTGCCCGGGTTGAGGACCAGCCCCGCCTTGCACCCGAGATCCTTGATGCGGCGCAGCAGCCGGTGCGGGTGCCGGGTCGCCTCGGCGTGGAAGGTGATGATGTCCGCCCCCGCCTCCGCAAAATCCTCCACATAGTCCTCGGGACGGTCAATCATCAGGTGGACATCCATCGGCACGGTGCAGAACCGGCGGAGCGACGCCAAAACGGGCGGCCCGAACGTGATGTTCGGGACAAAGTGCCCGTCCATGATGTCGCAGTGGATCATGTCCGCCCCCGCCTCAATGACCGTGGTGATCTCCTCGCCCAGCCGGGAGAAATCGCAGGCGAGCAGGGAAGGGGAGACCTTGATTTGTTGCGCCATGAAGAAAACACTCCTTAATTGCGTTTACAGGGACGCGGCGGTCCCCATGCGGACCGGCTCATTGCCCTGGCTCAGGCGGTAGGACGCCTCGAGTTTTCCATCCACATACACCTCCAGCACGGCCTCCTGAACATAACTGACGGGAAGCCGGATGGCCGCCCCGGCCAGATAGGTGGCCCGGGACGCGTCGTCGAAGGAGGGGGGCTTGGCCCACACGGTCTGGCGGCTCCCCGACCGGTCCACAATGTCCACCCGGATGTCGCGCCCGTACCAGTCATAGGTCATCTCGTGGCGCACAGTGGCCTGGTGCCGCTGCGAGGGGGCCTCCAGCGACCCGGAAGGCCGGAAGTCATAGGTGATCACCTGGTCCGGGTAGATCAGCGAATCCGGCGGCGGCGTCTGGGCGAGCACGACGTCGTACTGCGCGTCCGGAAGATCCACCGGGTTGGCCACCAGCGCCACGCCAAAAGGCGCCATGAGCCGCTCCACGTCGGCGATGCCCACCCCGCGCAGGTCCGGCATCAGCGCATTCGCCCGCGTGTTGCCCGCGCTGAGGAGCAGGTGCACCTCGGCCTGGCCCGCCAGCTCCCCGCCCGGCGGCGGGTCCTGGGACAGCACCGTGTCCCGCGGCACATCCGAAGGGATGCGCGCCAGGCTTCCGACGCGGAAACGCGCCTCGCCCAGCAGCCTGCGGGCCTCCTCCAGCGCCTTGCCCCGGATGTCGGGGGCGCGCAGGAAATCCTGGCCCATGCTCACCACCACGTCCACGTCGCGGCCCAGGCGGACCACACGGCCCGCGGCCGGCTTCTGGGAGATGATGTAGTACTTGGGCACCGTGGGCGACGCGACCTGCGTCTGGCGTCCCAGCCCCAGGCCCCGCTCCCCCAGCACGGCCGCCGCCTCGGTGATGGGCATGCCCGCCACCGGGGGCACGGAGGTCTGCTGGCGCGTGCCCAGGGCGTAGGTGTAGACGAACCAGCCCGACCCGGCCATCACCAGCACAAAGACCACCAGCGCCACGGACCACTGGATGGACCAGGCGATGAAGCGGAGGATGAAGAAAAAGACCCCTAGGACAGCTTCCGCAGCCGCGTCAGAAAGAACGCGTCCAAAGCCGGGTCTGACGGGTCGGTTTGGTATTGTCCCCTGGCTGTTTTCCACGGCGAAAGCGTCTCCGGACCGTCCTCGGGCGCGCAGGCGCCCTCGGAAAGCAGGGATTCAACCACTTCTGTGGTTTCCTGACGGGTGAACGTGCAAACGGAGTAGACGACGACGCCCCCATTCTTGCAGAGTCTCAAGGCTCCGCGCAACAGCGCGCGCTGCGTTTCGGCAAGCCGCAGCACACTTTCCGGCGTCGCATGCCACTTAATGTCCGGATGGCGGCGGAGGGTTCCCAGCCCCGAGCAGGGCGCGTCGAGCAGCACCCGGTCGAAACTTCCCTCCCGGAAGGGGGGATGTGTGCCGTCGGCGCAGACAATGCCCGCCGCCTCCAGCCCCAGGCGCTCGAAGTTCTCCTGAATCTGCCCCATGCGGCGCGGCTGGTTGTCTGCGGCCACGAGGAACAGGCCCTCGGGGGCGCGCTGGGCGATGTGGGTGGCCTTTCCCCCCGGCGCGGCGCACAGGTCCAGCACCCGCTCACCGGGCACCGCGTCCAGCAGGAGCGCGGGCATCTGCGACGCCGGATCCTGCAGCAGAAAACAACCGTCCTGGAAGAGGCGGGAGGCGGTGAGACCGTGGCCGTGGCCGTCCACCACCGTGAGCTCTTCGGGAAGGGGGGTGGCCTTCACCGTGGCGAACCCCGCCTTGGCCAGACGCGCGGCAACGGACTCGACGCTGCCCCGGCGGGTGTTGACCCGGAGGCACACCGGAGCCTCGCGCCCCGTGAGCGCGCAGATGTCGGCGGCCTTCTCCGGACCGAAACGCTCGATGATGTCCCGCACGATCCACCGGGGCAGGGAGTAACGCACCCGCAAATGCTCGACCAGGCTCGTCGCGGGGTCGGGGAAGGACACTTCCTCCAGGGTGGCGGGCGCCTTCCGCAGGATGGCGTTGACCATCCGCGCCAGCCCGGCATGGGACCGGTGCCGCGCCAGCTCCACCGAGGTGTGGACCATGGCGGGCCGGGTGACCTGCGAGCAGAAGAGGGACTGAAAGACCGCCATGCGCAGGATCGCATGCACCGCCGGGGGAAGCTCG
Encoded proteins:
- a CDS encoding PAS domain S-box protein produces the protein MNKLPDSLRALLRAVVRSADLSDECGDNLSLPELERISGRLLEALQARQEEHQLFRDLFDRAPVGYVLVDDAGAILRGNEGFASLLGVAQATLPGRAFCALFQEEDQERLGEAMVSQTHAWSPAAFEARLRTGSGGTMRAAVTARRISPGVTGVAVSETGGRDLVESVLRSQQRELEAIYDNVPLMICLLDAEQRVRYGNPAFRAFLSLSLHDLSARRMGDLLASPSRGADPRAGKDPGADIASISAETIRDGVGRSARTVCELPAGEGDSRPVILSVQTARVHLYEQPFALLFLEDITDRELAETALRDSGALYTSLVENLPQYIIRKDLEGRMTFANRRYCELRGCALKDLLGKSDFDFFPPALAEKYRKDDLYVIATGSSLDEVEKHAAPGSPEMFMQVMKTPVRDARGGITGVQGIFWDITDRVTADRALAQSEERLRLALEATSDGLWDWDVPSERVYWSPRTYAMLGYCADEFPVTFSKWQDLVFPEDRNTAVQAVTHTLESGGDEFSMEFRIAGKDGLLHWILGRGKVVARDREGAPLRILGTHTDITEQKTADRTLRESELRLKTLIESIPHVAIQRFSLDGVVAYWNRASEDMYGYSAEEAVGKDLFSLLFSGGEEIEGARAALRRLVQSGESCSHPEEGLVRRKDGAMVPIYSNYVIIRRREQDPEVFCIDVNLSDLKRAEKALRESEMRYRAFLDAAPDLAFLKDSQYRYVFVNRANREFFGRAEAQILGKTDHDLMPTEAANASRASDEAVLRGRILQISEERVGSRVYEARKFPIMIGDQNEGVGGFIHDITYRKKLENERLALERDMLHAQKLESLGVMAGGIAHDFNNLLLAVMGNIDLALEDLPGDAEARVSLESAVKAARRGADLTRQILVYSGKTQARITEVDLNDLVRENAGILATILDKKAVLSLATGAAVPPVMGDPAQIQQVIMNLMTNASESLCGESGTVRLATGLMTCSAEQLAGNRTDIPPRPGRYVWLEVSDTGCGMGEETLSRLFDPFFTTKFTGRGLGMSAVLGIMKAHQGAIFVESAPGGGTTTRLLFPPAGDQAAVPSSDGAAAAARGSGDRFSGTALAVDDDETLLQMAERILSRLGFDVITARNGLEALDLLRKHLEEVRVVLLDVTMPVMDGPTALAEIRVLAPHLPVILSSGYDEGNASKGEGADSGPGGFLQKPYRMETLRAELAKILGASPKP
- the amrB gene encoding AmmeMemoRadiSam system protein B is translated as MRTRRAAVAGTFYTDDPSVLAEEVGRYLEGGAGESLSDVGVGVSPHAGYVYSGPTAGVCFAALRHRKPGRVVLLGCSHRYRFAGPALGAYDAFETPLGRIGVDTELAARIRDRFGDAGDEPHVEEHCLETQLPFVQAAFPGARVLPVLFGGRAGAEHSVFGGALADLLGEEDVVVASTDLSHYLPLEEAVAMDRATLAAVASLDPARLRAAGMERALCGGAAVAAAMACAVRRGAVRGVVARHATSAEAFGDASRVVGYGAVVFCRDESTGETAQR
- the tsaE gene encoding tRNA (adenosine(37)-N6)-threonylcarbamoyltransferase complex ATPase subunit type 1 TsaE yields the protein MSLDLTTHSPEETERLGGRLAELLPDGAVVALFGDLAAGKTCLVRGMSRLFGGGTSVHSPTFTLVNRYGRERILYHLDLYRLSGCEELADLGVEELFEPEGVCVVEWAERADVMLPERRVEVHIDHAGHDTRRIRMENRDVLPEGWDAVLSREG
- a CDS encoding Nif3-like dinuclear metal center hexameric protein, translating into MTQIRVEDVCGMMDRWASPEWAASWDRIGLHAGRPDQPVEGVGVCLTVTAEVFRIAKTRNINLLVAHHPLIWDPLRALRMDAPAERLAVQLAAGGVSVFAAHTNLDVAPDGVNAALASRLGLERTTPLFPCEQAKRVKLVTFVPESHLQQIREAVCGAGGGVIGDYTSCTFSGPGIGTFLPGEESVPYSGLAGRVNEEPERRFEVVVRKALLPGVLSALFAVHPYEEPAYDVYPLEGADPQIGLGTVGNLPDPEEAAAFFDRVKRVLDAPAARAVVPDAAGRVRRVAVLGGSGGGEVARIPADVDAYVTGDLGYHDAMAARDRNLLVVDAGHHATEVPVLQEIARRIGAAFPALPVTVLSGADPFTVSPVPDA
- the glgA gene encoding glycogen synthase GlgA, whose translation is MKKRTPLKKKLKILFVVSEVSPLVSTGGLAEVAQALSASLRERGHDVRMALPCYRQIPEAARGEVGTVCTADFGDRRAQGALRVSSLPESGVPLYLVEHEGYFGRGGVYGTGAHEYPDNAERFCFLALALLDALPRDGWRPDVVHCHDWHAAPMAVFLRSRFLQDPFWGGVPVVFTIHNLAFQGRYPAERFASTGIPADLFTDFCLRYEGDMNLMKGAVRLADALTTVSPRYAREIQTLDYGAGLHDELAARSEGLTGILNGVDAALWSPERDTHLAAVFSRERPGGKQTCKADIQQAFGLPILDTPLFGMVSRLYWQKGVDLLLDALPRRLEEGAQCVLLGAGDPELEARVREMAERFSEAFAVRLGYDAALSHKIIAGSDFLLMPSRYEPCGLTQMYALAYGTVPVVRRTGGLYDTVVPLNARTLADRTATGVCFIPQTAGAVGRAMDRAVALWNDKTGLERVRQAGMACDFSWERSAGEYAALYGRLPAEAGSVS
- a CDS encoding ribulose-phosphate 3-epimerase, with product MAQQIKVSPSLLACDFSRLGEEITTVIEAGADMIHCDIMDGHFVPNITFGPPVLASLRRFCTVPMDVHLMIDRPEDYVEDFAEAGADIITFHAEATRHPHRLLRRIKDLGCKAGLVLNPGTSEDELEYLANDCDMVLVMSVNPGFGGQSFISDMLRKIENLRAMLGDRDLEVDGGIDETTSRQVVEAGANVLVAGSYIFRHHSYLEAVETLKNAAG
- a CDS encoding PASTA domain-containing protein, whose product is MALVVFVLVMAGSGWFVYTYALGTRQQTSVPPVAGMPITEAAAVLGERGLGLGRQTQVASPTVPKYYIISQKPAAGRVVRLGRDVDVVVSMGQDFLRAPDIRGKALEEARRLLGEARFRVGSLARIPSDVPRDTVLSQDPPPGGELAGQAEVHLLLSAGNTRANALMPDLRGVGIADVERLMAPFGVALVANPVDLPDAQYDVVLAQTPPPDSLIYPDQVITYDFRPSGSLEAPSQRHQATVRHEMTYDWYGRDIRVDIVDRSGSRQTVWAKPPSFDDASRATYLAGAAIRLPVSYVQEAVLEVYVDGKLEASYRLSQGNEPVRMGTAASL
- a CDS encoding MerR family transcriptional regulator, with product MADETTDLPDRRYSIGEVSKLTGVPDYVLRQWETHITQLRPGRTRSNRRFYSAKHIEIVRRVKTFVRHEGMTLEGARQRLTAEIRGGSALRTPREALLLAQKIVEEARTILNLLGPEAPPVSTPPPPAPPDNIQIFRREDR